In one window of Kitasatospora sp. MMS16-BH015 DNA:
- a CDS encoding maleylpyruvate isomerase family mycothiol-dependent enzyme: MSPLDHGSAVATETARFVAAVRDADPALPVPACPGWTLADLVRHAGSVQRWFTALLRQRIQEPPRSRDVDLKLPEQTADYPAWLAEAAAESAATFAAGDLDAPMWAWGADQHARFWVRRMLFETLVHRVDAETALGLPAEIDPELAADGVAEFLTNLPFAALFAPDTAKLRGADRTLRFTRTDGPGDWLVRLRPDGFGLDETAGAAEVTADATVRATAAELLLVLYGRLDRTAPGVELAGDAELLDHWFAHSAF, encoded by the coding sequence ATGAGCCCGCTCGACCACGGCAGCGCCGTCGCCACCGAGACCGCCCGCTTCGTCGCCGCCGTGCGGGACGCCGACCCGGCCCTGCCGGTGCCCGCCTGCCCGGGCTGGACGCTCGCCGACCTGGTCCGCCACGCCGGCAGCGTCCAGCGCTGGTTCACCGCGCTGCTCCGGCAGCGGATCCAGGAGCCGCCGCGCAGCCGCGACGTCGACCTGAAGCTGCCCGAGCAGACCGCGGACTACCCCGCCTGGCTGGCCGAGGCCGCCGCGGAGTCGGCCGCCACCTTCGCCGCCGGCGACCTGGACGCGCCGATGTGGGCCTGGGGTGCCGACCAGCACGCCCGGTTCTGGGTGCGCCGGATGCTGTTCGAGACCCTGGTGCACCGGGTCGACGCCGAGACGGCCCTCGGGCTGCCCGCCGAGATCGACCCGGAGCTGGCCGCCGACGGCGTGGCCGAGTTCCTCACCAACCTCCCGTTCGCCGCGCTGTTCGCACCCGACACCGCCAAGCTGCGCGGCGCCGACCGCACCCTCCGCTTCACCCGCACCGACGGCCCGGGCGACTGGCTGGTGCGGCTGCGCCCGGACGGCTTCGGCCTGGACGAGACCGCCGGGGCGGCGGAGGTCACCGCCGACGCCACCGTCCGGGCCACCGCCGCCGAGCTGCTGCTCGTCCTGTACGGGCGGCTCGACCGCACCGCCCCGGGCGTCGAACTCGCCGGTGACGCCGAACTGTTGGACCACTGGTTCGCCCACTCGGCGTTCTGA
- a CDS encoding ClpP family protease produces the protein MAPLSPLQPRAADGDTPPSRFDDHLAAQLLAQRIVLLGTQVDEVSANRVCAQLLLLSAEDPRSDISLYVNSPGGSVTAGLAVYDTMRLIPNDVSTLAMGFAASMGQFLLTVGAPGKRFALPNARIMMHQPSAGIGGTASDIEIQAENLEYTKRSIERITAEHTGQTPETIARDGDRDRWFTAEQAREYGLVDRVVESLADIRPATARRKMGL, from the coding sequence ATGGCACCCCTCAGCCCGCTCCAGCCCCGCGCGGCGGACGGCGACACCCCGCCCAGCCGCTTCGACGACCACCTCGCCGCCCAGCTGCTCGCCCAGCGGATCGTCCTGCTCGGCACCCAGGTCGACGAGGTCTCGGCCAACCGGGTCTGCGCCCAGCTCCTGCTGCTCTCGGCGGAGGACCCGCGCAGCGACATCAGCCTGTACGTCAACAGCCCCGGCGGATCGGTCACGGCCGGCCTGGCCGTCTACGACACCATGCGGCTGATCCCGAACGACGTGTCCACCCTGGCCATGGGCTTCGCCGCCAGCATGGGCCAGTTCCTGCTCACCGTCGGCGCGCCCGGCAAGCGCTTCGCGCTGCCGAACGCGCGGATCATGATGCACCAGCCCTCGGCGGGCATCGGCGGCACCGCCTCCGACATCGAGATCCAGGCCGAGAACCTCGAGTACACCAAGCGCTCGATCGAGCGGATCACCGCCGAGCACACCGGCCAGACCCCGGAGACCATCGCCCGCGACGGCGACCGGGACCGCTGGTTCACCGCCGAACAGGCCAGGGAGTACGGGCTGGTGGACCGGGTGGTGGAGTCGCTCGCCGACATCCGCCCCGCCACCGCCCGCCGGAAGATGGGACTCTGA
- a CDS encoding DUF6585 family protein, with protein MSEHETTRALDERAHQQAEQASARAALGTHRAAYASMAAAQRGNARGIGIAAVVLGLLTLWAVLGGYPVLAAVPGLPFLMCLLGLASSRSSADRNQGARLDLFERGLTVATPDRSWAVRYAEATVLQHLVRHTQYGRTLRTTYAYLLTDTEGRSVVLRDGFGGRMDALALATMPKPELARDFAGAPEWGPAIQRAVTEARLPEALDRVRAGEKVQFGPLWLTRSEIGAREKAVPWTEVEDVQVKDGVVSIRVAGRWSSLATATVSTIPNFFVFQELAARLLAA; from the coding sequence ATGAGCGAGCACGAGACGACCCGGGCGCTGGACGAACGCGCCCACCAGCAGGCGGAGCAGGCCTCGGCCCGCGCCGCGCTCGGCACCCACCGCGCCGCGTACGCCTCGATGGCGGCGGCGCAGCGCGGCAACGCTCGCGGGATCGGCATCGCGGCGGTGGTCCTGGGGCTGCTGACCCTGTGGGCCGTGCTGGGCGGGTACCCGGTGCTGGCCGCGGTCCCCGGGCTGCCATTCCTGATGTGCCTGCTCGGGCTGGCCAGCAGCAGGAGCAGCGCCGACCGCAACCAGGGCGCCCGGCTGGACCTCTTCGAGCGCGGGCTCACCGTCGCGACTCCGGACCGCAGCTGGGCCGTCCGGTACGCCGAGGCGACCGTGCTCCAGCACCTGGTGCGGCACACCCAGTACGGGCGGACCCTGCGCACCACCTACGCGTACCTCCTCACCGACACCGAGGGCCGGAGCGTGGTGCTGCGCGACGGCTTCGGCGGCCGGATGGACGCCCTCGCGCTGGCCACCATGCCCAAGCCCGAACTGGCCCGGGACTTCGCCGGTGCCCCCGAGTGGGGCCCGGCCATCCAGCGCGCCGTCACCGAGGCGCGGCTGCCCGAGGCGCTCGACCGGGTGCGGGCCGGCGAGAAGGTGCAGTTCGGCCCGCTCTGGCTCACCCGGAGCGAGATCGGCGCCCGGGAGAAGGCCGTGCCGTGGACCGAGGTCGAGGACGTGCAGGTCAAGGACGGTGTGGTGAGCATCCGGGTGGCGGGCAGGTGGAGCAGCCTGGCCACCGCCACCGTCAGCACCATCCCGAACTTCTTCGTCTTCCAGGAGCTGGCCGCCCGGCTGCTCGCCGCCTGA
- a CDS encoding IclR family transcriptional regulator, with product MENTSGVGVLDKVTSILGTLEAGPTTLGGLVTATGLARPTAHRLAVALEHHRLVGRDLQGRFVLGPRLAELSAAAGEDRLLAAAGPTLTRLRDLSGESAQLYRRQGELRICVAVAERLSGLRDTVPVGLTLPMKVGSAAQVLLAWEEPERLHRGLQGARFTATALSGVRRRGWAQSIGEREPGVASVSAPVRGPGNRVVAAVSVSGPIERLTRHPGARLSQAVVEAAGYLTEALRTP from the coding sequence CTGGAGAACACGAGCGGCGTCGGCGTGCTCGACAAGGTCACCTCGATCCTCGGCACCCTGGAGGCCGGCCCCACCACGCTGGGCGGCCTGGTCACGGCCACCGGCCTGGCCCGGCCCACGGCGCACCGGCTGGCCGTCGCGCTGGAGCACCACCGGCTGGTCGGCCGCGACCTGCAGGGCCGCTTCGTGCTCGGGCCCCGGCTGGCCGAGCTCTCGGCCGCGGCCGGGGAGGACCGCCTACTGGCGGCGGCCGGGCCGACCCTGACCCGGCTGCGCGACCTGTCCGGGGAGAGCGCCCAGCTCTACCGCCGGCAGGGCGAGCTGCGGATCTGCGTGGCCGTCGCGGAGCGGCTCTCCGGCCTGCGGGACACCGTGCCGGTCGGGCTCACGCTGCCGATGAAGGTGGGCTCGGCGGCCCAGGTGCTGCTCGCCTGGGAGGAGCCCGAACGCCTGCACCGGGGCCTGCAGGGCGCCCGGTTCACCGCCACCGCGCTGAGCGGGGTGCGGCGGCGCGGGTGGGCCCAGTCGATCGGCGAGCGCGAGCCCGGGGTGGCCTCCGTCTCGGCGCCGGTCCGGGGCCCGGGCAACCGGGTGGTCGCCGCGGTCTCCGTCTCCGGCCCGATCGAACGGCTCACCCGCCACCCCGGCGCCCGGCTCTCGCAGGCGGTGGTGGAGGCGGCGGGCTACCTCACCGAGGCGCTGCGCACCCCCTGA